The Morococcus cerebrosus sequence CGGCGCAAGTACGATGAGCGATTTGCAGGCTCAATTAGGAGTAGCTACTTGCTGTGGGTGTTGCAGCGAATTGGCTGCTTCGTTTCTGAATATCAACAATGCCCAAACTACCATTACCGCTGGTATTAATGTTCAGTCTTAATTTCATCTAGAATTCAAACAAGGTCGTCTGAAACCAAAATCTTTGGTTTCAGACGACCTTTTGCATCTACTCTAAAATAAAACAGTATATGCCGAACTGCCGTTTTGAAGTTAATCGGCTATACCTTACAATCTCGATTTCCGTTTACAGTAAAGAGTCTATTATGAAACTGACGTTGATGTTTCGCGAATATTGCAGCCTCTGCCACAAAATGCGCGAACAGCTTAAACCATATCAAGAAAGATTTGGCTTTGAGCTGGAAATTCTTGATGTTGATGAAGATCCTGTCTTGGAGGAAAAATATAATGAACTTATCCCTGTTTTGCTTGATGGCGAAACAGAAATTTGCCATTGGTTTTTGGATGGGGAAAAATTGAAAACCTTTTTGGAAACAAAATGTGATGGGGTATAACGGCTGAAAGTATTTCTGTTTTGATAAGTTGGTTTCGATAAATTGAAAACAGCTCGTCTGAAAAATTTTCAAAGAATTTCAGGATTTTGTTCTTACGCTACCGCTATATGAATAAAAGGCTGCCTGATTTTTATTTCAGACAACCTTTGAAATATCATGAGGGGTAAGCATCATCCCCTCTGTTTGGTTTAACCGGCTACGGGTGTAGTCGGAGCAACCGGTTTTCTGGTGAAGGAGGCGCGTTTTGCGGCTTGGTAAATAGCCAGTCGTCTGCGATGTGGCATTATTTTTCCTTTCTGTGATTTAAAGGATTATCCCGAAACGAAAGATGAATAAAATCATAAATTTACCGTTTAATAATCCTGTCGTTGATTGTTTATTGGGCTTTTATCGCTTATTCAATATATTGTGAGATGTTAGATTATAATGATAGCTGTTTTTTATTTAAACTAAAAGATGAATTGTGTAAAGTTAAATGCCTGTTTCGTAAGGCTTGACGTTTA is a genomic window containing:
- a CDS encoding (2Fe-2S)-binding protein; translated protein: MFVCICNAITDHEIKETIAAGASTMSDLQAQLGVATCCGCCSELAASFLNINNAQTTITAGINVQS
- a CDS encoding glutaredoxin family protein, with protein sequence MKLTLMFREYCSLCHKMREQLKPYQERFGFELEILDVDEDPVLEEKYNELIPVLLDGETEICHWFLDGEKLKTFLETKCDGV